TTTCCTCAGGTGTACCTTCGGCAATTATCGTACCGAAGTCCAAAACATATATCCTTTCGCAGATTTCCATTACGAATTTCATATCATGTTCGATAAGGATAACCGTAAGCTCATATTTTTTTCTTAAATCTTCAATCAAAACTCTTAGCTCTTCGGTTTCGCTTGGGTTCATACCTGCGGCAGGTTCGTCAAGAAATATAACGCTTGCTCCGGTGGCAACCGCTCTTGCGATTTCAAGCTTTCTTTGTTCTCCGTAAGGAAGATTATCCGCAAGCTCATCTCTTTTATCTGCAAGCCCCACAAAATCCAGTATAGCCATTGCATTTTCATAGAATATTTTTTCGCATTCCCTGTAAGCCTTTGTTCTGAATATTGCGGAAAACACATTATACTTAACTCTTTTGTGCATAGCTATCCTTAAATTATCAAGAACAGATAAATCTCTGAAAAGCCTGATATTCTGGAAAGTCCTGCTTATACCGAAACTGCTAGTTATATAAGGTTTAAGCCCGTTTATTAATATGCTGTCTCCCGTTTTATCGTTTTTAAGTTCGATTTTACCGCTTGTCGGAACATAAACTCCGGTCAAAAGATTGAATATGGTAGTCTTTCCTGCCCCGTTAGGTCCGATAAGACCTATCAATTCACCTTTTTCAACATTTATATTTACATGAGAAACAGCTTTTAAGCCGCCAAAGCTTTTACTTAAGTCTTCTATTTTTAATATCGCCATAAACTATTCCTCCGCTTTCCTGCTATTTAATTTCTTTTTCATATTTTCAATGGAAAACATTTCTCTTAATTTTACAAAGAAAGGAGTTTCTCCCGATTTAATAAGCATTATTGCAATAAGAAGTAATGAATAAAGTATCATTCTAAGCTCTGCAAAATCCTGAAGTGCGAATGAAACTATATTCAAAATAAATGCCGCAATTATGGTTCCGTTGATATTTCCGAGTCCGCCCAATACAACTATCATCAAAATATCGATAGATTTCATAAATCCGAAGTTTTTAGGCTGGATTACACCTACGTAACCTGAGTATAAAGCACCTGCAACACCAGCAAAGAACGTACCTATTATAAATGCAAGTATCTTTGCCTTTGTGACATTTACACCCATAGATTCTGAAGCTATCTCATCTTCTCTAACCGAAATACAAGCCCTTCCGAATGAGGATTTAAGCACATTCGTTATTACAAAGTAGCATATGACCATACATATAAAACAAAATTCAAACGAAGAATAAAGAGGTATCGAAGAAAGACCCGCTGCTCCTCCGAGAATTGTCTGATCTACATTTTGTATTACTATTTTTATTATTTCGCCAAGACCCAAGGTTGCAATTGCAAGGTAGTCTCCCCTAAGTCTAAGGGTTGGAATACCAATTAGGAAACCTAAGAAACCCGATAATATACCGCCTAAGATCACCGCTAAGATAATCATTACGGGAGAAGATGATATCCTAAGCGTCATCAAAGCACTTGTATATGCACCTATAGCCATAAATCCCGCATGCCCTAAAGAAAATTGTCCGGTAATACCGGTAATCAGGTTAAGACCGAGACCAAGGATTATATCTATACAAAGTTTAAGTACAACAGTTTCATAGAACGGAGAAATTATACCTACGACTATTAAAAGCTTTATTATTACATAAGCGGCAATAAAGATTAACAATGTCGGTAAATTATCACTGAGTCCCGATATTTTACTTTCATCTTTTTTACTTAAAAAAATCAAAAAATTTCATTATACTGCCTCCTATACCTTTTCTTTCCTATTTTTACCTAGTAAACCGGAAGGTTTTACTATAAGGATTATAATCAGTATCGCAAAGGCAACCGCATCTTTATATGCACTCGACAAGTATCCGCTGACCAAAGTTTCAATAAGTCCGAGAGATACTCCGCCGACTATCGCACCCGGGATACTCCCTATCCCGCCGAATACAGCGGCAATGAACGCTTTTAACCCCGGCGTCATACCTGATAAAGGATTTATGGTAAACATAGCCCCGTACATAACTCCCGCAACGGCTGCTAATGCAGAACCGATAAGGAAAGTAAATGAAATAGCTTTATCTACACTGACACCCATTAACTGAGCCGCATCCGGATCCGAAGAAACGGCTCTCATAGATTTACCTATCTTTGTCTTGCTTATCAAGAATTGAAGAGCCACCATTAAAACAAGTGTGATCAATGTAACCATTAATTTATCACTTGAAATAGATAATCCGCCCAAACTTATATAACCAAGCCCGAAAAATCCTGAAGGATATGTTTTTACATCAGGACCGACGAAATACATCATTGCATACTCAAGCAAGAAACTGACACCTATTGCCGTAATCAAAAGAGTGATCCTAGGTGCATTTCTAAGAGGTCTGTAAGCAACTTTTTCTATTACCACGCCAAGCAGTGCACAAACGACCATAGCTATCAAAGTAGCGGGAATAAATCCAATCCCCAAAGTATATGCACAGAAAAATCCTATGTATCCTCCGACCATTAATATATCACCGTGGGCGAAGTTGATTAAATTGATAATTCCGTATACCATGGTATAACCGAGCGCTATCAAAGCATAAATGCTCCCGATGGATATACCATTAATGATTTGCTGAATAAATTGTTCCAAATTTTATACCCCCATTGTTTATTTAAAGATATTGTAAAACCATATAATATATCGTTTTAATTATAGCCTTAAACTATAGTAAAGTGGTAAGTATCACCTACCACTTTACTTAAAATTTATTTAGTTAAATAATAAATTTCAAAATATTAAATTATAGTTTAGTATTGAATGTTGCCACACCGTCTTTGAATTCAAGTACAACTGTTTCTTTTACAGGGTTATGTTGTTTATCGATTGATAATGTACCCGTAACAGCTTTGAAATCTTTTGTAGCTGCTAAAGCTTCAGCAACTTTTTGAGGTTCGGCGCTTCCGGCTCTCTTGATAGCATCACATGCAAATTTAGCTGCATCGTAACCCAATGTTTCAAAAGCACCAGGGTTTTCATCGTTGTTTGCTGATTTATATGCTTTAACGAAGTTTTGAACTACATCTGATTTATCATCGGCAGCATAGTGGTTTGTAAAATATACATCTTTTAGAGCATCTTTACCTGCTGTTTCAAGCATTGAAGGAGAGTCGTATCCGTCAGCACCTAAGATAGGAAGATCTATACCAAGATCTCTTGCTTGTTTGATGATCAATGAACATTCTGTGTAGTAACCAGGTAGGTATATAACATCTGCTTTTTTATCTTTGATCTTTGTAAGAACAGGAGCAAAGTCTTTATCTTGAGCTGTAAATGTTTCTGTTGAAACTACTTTTCCGCCGTCCTTTTTAAATTTAGCTTCAAATGCTTTTGCAAGACCATTTGAATAGTCATTTGAATTATCAGCTAATACGATAGCAGATTTAGCGTCTAATTTTTTAGCAGCGAATTCTGCCATTTTGCTTCCTTGAAGTGTATCTGTGTAGCAAAGTCTGTAGATATAATCCTGAACGGAACCATCTTCTTTTACTGTGATATCATCAGAAGTACCTGAACAAGTTATAGCAGGAACCTTATATTGATTTGCAGCTGAAATAGTAGCTTTGAATGCACCTGATGTAGCAGGTCCTATCATAACACTTACGCCTTCTTTTGAAGCAAGTTTTGTAGCGGCACTCATAGCTTCGTTGTTATCCGATTTATTATCGATTTTAACTACTTCAACTTGTTTGCCGTTTACTCCGCCGTCTTTATTGATTTCAGCAACTGCCATTTCGATACCCTTTGTACAAGCTTGTCCGTAAGTAGCTACGTCTCCTGAAAGTTCGTAGTTGGCACCGATTTTGATAGTGTCGCCCTTACTTTCAGAATCACTGCCGCCACAGGCGGTAAAACCAACAAGCATCATAGATGCAAGAACTAAAGCTGCTGCTTTTTTCATAGTTTTTTTCATTTTCATTACCCCTTATTTTAATATAATTTTTCCTATATTTTCCCATCTTATCTTTCAAAGAAAATACTAATAATTGTTATTATATTACCCTTACAATTTTCTTTTGTCAAGTCAAAATGATACAATTTTCAGAAAATTAAAAAAATATTATATATTAAGTATTTTTATTACGAATTATGCTATAATTATCCCTAAGTTTTTGTAGGAGGATATGATATTTTGAATTATAAAGAAGCAATAGAATATATACACATGACAAATAAATTCGGCTCCGTTTTGGGGCTTGATAATATATTGAATTTACTGGATAGGCTAGGTAACCCGCAAAAGGATCTAAAAGTCATCCATATAGCAGGAACCAACGGTAAAGGTTCCATTTCCACTATGCTTAACGGAGTACTTACACAGGCGGGATATAACGTGGGACTTTATACCTCCCCTTTCCTTGAAAAGTTCAACGAAAGAATAAAAACAAATAACATGGATATACCAGATGAAGACATTGCATATTATCTAACCGAAGTAAAAGAGAAAATAAACGAAATGATATCCGAAGGGCTTAATCACCCTACGGAATTCGAAATCATAACCGCAATGGCACTTTATTATTTTAAAGAAAAGAATGTGGATATCGTCATTTTGGAAGTGGGGCTTGGAGGAAGGCTGGACGCTACGAATGTAATTGATGATCCGATTTTGGAGATCATAGCTTCTATAAGCTTTGACCATACCGAATATCTGGGAAATACTTTAAAACAAATAGCTTATGAAAAAGGCGGCATAATAAAAGAAAACAGCAAGGTTATTTTATACCCCTCTCATAAAGAAGCTTTGGACGAGCTTATCAGGATATCAAAAGAAAAAAATACCTCATATATCATAGGAAATAAAAGAGATATAGAATTGATCAAAACTGATATTGACGGAAGTGAGCTTTATTACAAAAAGGAAAATGAATTCGGTCTTGAGAAATTCAGATTATCCC
The DNA window shown above is from Anaerofustis stercorihominis DSM 17244 and carries:
- a CDS encoding ABC transporter ATP-binding protein, which gives rise to MAILKIEDLSKSFGGLKAVSHVNINVEKGELIGLIGPNGAGKTTIFNLLTGVYVPTSGKIELKNDKTGDSILINGLKPYITSSFGISRTFQNIRLFRDLSVLDNLRIAMHKRVKYNVFSAIFRTKAYRECEKIFYENAMAILDFVGLADKRDELADNLPYGEQRKLEIARAVATGASVIFLDEPAAGMNPSETEELRVLIEDLRKKYELTVILIEHDMKFVMEICERIYVLDFGTIIAEGTPEEIKNNDRVIKAYLGEEA
- a CDS encoding branched-chain amino acid ABC transporter permease, producing the protein MIFLSKKDESKISGLSDNLPTLLIFIAAYVIIKLLIVVGIISPFYETVVLKLCIDIILGLGLNLITGITGQFSLGHAGFMAIGAYTSALMTLRISSSPVMIILAVILGGILSGFLGFLIGIPTLRLRGDYLAIATLGLGEIIKIVIQNVDQTILGGAAGLSSIPLYSSFEFCFICMVICYFVITNVLKSSFGRACISVREDEIASESMGVNVTKAKILAFIIGTFFAGVAGALYSGYVGVIQPKNFGFMKSIDILMIVVLGGLGNINGTIIAAFILNIVSFALQDFAELRMILYSLLLIAIMLIKSGETPFFVKLREMFSIENMKKKLNSRKAEE
- a CDS encoding branched-chain amino acid ABC transporter permease → MEQFIQQIINGISIGSIYALIALGYTMVYGIINLINFAHGDILMVGGYIGFFCAYTLGIGFIPATLIAMVVCALLGVVIEKVAYRPLRNAPRITLLITAIGVSFLLEYAMMYFVGPDVKTYPSGFFGLGYISLGGLSISSDKLMVTLITLVLMVALQFLISKTKIGKSMRAVSSDPDAAQLMGVSVDKAISFTFLIGSALAAVAGVMYGAMFTINPLSGMTPGLKAFIAAVFGGIGSIPGAIVGGVSLGLIETLVSGYLSSAYKDAVAFAILIIILIVKPSGLLGKNRKEKV
- a CDS encoding ABC transporter substrate-binding protein, whose protein sequence is MKKTMKKAAALVLASMMLVGFTACGGSDSESKGDTIKIGANYELSGDVATYGQACTKGIEMAVAEINKDGGVNGKQVEVVKIDNKSDNNEAMSAATKLASKEGVSVMIGPATSGAFKATISAANQYKVPAITCSGTSDDITVKEDGSVQDYIYRLCYTDTLQGSKMAEFAAKKLDAKSAIVLADNSNDYSNGLAKAFEAKFKKDGGKVVSTETFTAQDKDFAPVLTKIKDKKADVIYLPGYYTECSLIIKQARDLGIDLPILGADGYDSPSMLETAGKDALKDVYFTNHYAADDKSDVVQNFVKAYKSANNDENPGAFETLGYDAAKFACDAIKRAGSAEPQKVAEALAATKDFKAVTGTLSIDKQHNPVKETVVLEFKDGVATFNTKL
- a CDS encoding bifunctional folylpolyglutamate synthase/dihydrofolate synthase, whose translation is MNYKEAIEYIHMTNKFGSVLGLDNILNLLDRLGNPQKDLKVIHIAGTNGKGSISTMLNGVLTQAGYNVGLYTSPFLEKFNERIKTNNMDIPDEDIAYYLTEVKEKINEMISEGLNHPTEFEIITAMALYYFKEKNVDIVILEVGLGGRLDATNVIDDPILEIIASISFDHTEYLGNTLKQIAYEKGGIIKENSKVILYPSHKEALDELIRISKEKNTSYIIGNKRDIELIKTDIDGSELYYKKENEFGLEKFRLSLLGENQIYNVLTVIKALETLKKDGYKINKCNIEKALTNIHFNGRFEIFNKKPYIILDGGHNKEGIESFVKNIKLYFKDKKITLFFGMLADKDIDSALKKLIPLSKKIYTLTPNNNRAYTSKDMYEKIKKVDNHIEATYLDESDEIAGIIDKNSDEIYAFVGSLYLIGEVRTKLKNLIN